The DNA sequence attgataatattattaaaaaaatatttctttaattagtaagttaaaaaaaaaaaagatgattcAGGATACTATCAGGACAATCTCTTGGTGGGTTTAGTATTTTCCCAAATGTGCAAATTAGGCAGGTTTGGAAGatacatcttaactcaaaatttttatcttaattcaaaattttcattttatcattacaattttatcaaatttttacataaaatataataaataatttaacttttttaaatttcaaaataataataaaattctatttaGTTACACGATGATatgttttgaataataataaataaaatattattttaatataatattttagtattaattttatattgaaattaaaaaaaattaaactatttattatattttatataataatttaaaaaaattataataataaaataagataaaatttttaattttaattaactaatccagacaaatgatattttaaatttttattttaatttaaaattctcatcttaattATCAAATCTGTCCAAAAAAGCTGAGTAGCTGCTGGGTGAACTTGCATTTACATCCCTGTCTCCATCACTCTCCCAGCCCTTTCAAACTTGCACGCAATGCGCTCCGAGTGGAAAAGCAACCCGGCGACCCACCTTCTGTAGTGTGTAAAGGAGTATCGTCGGGAATGAAGTTGAAGTATTAGACACGATCATGGCAGTGCTACTCTCGGCCTCTGCTTCTGCTGTAACTCTTAAAACATTGTCACCACCATCGCTAACCAAGTCCAGCCTTCCCTTTATCTCCACCAATATCCCAAGCCTCTCTTCAAGAAAATCACCCACTACGAGTAGAGACAGAGCAAGTAGACGTCTTTCTCTTCCACGTGTAGCTGCTCCTCCAACCACACCAGCATCTGGGGAGAATCGACAAGAAGAAGAGGATGTGATAGAAGGGTATGGAGTTGAGGATGAGCACGGTGAGGAAAGCTCGGCCAATGCCAAGTTCGCTTGGAGGGATCACTGGTACCCGGTTTCTTTGATCGAAGATTTGGACCCTCTGCTCCCTACCCCGTTTCAGCTTCTGGGTCGAGATCTCGTGCTCTGGTTCGACAGGTCTGCTCGTGAATGGGTCGCTTTCGACGACAAATGTCCCCACCGCCTCGCGCCCTTATCtgtaaattaattttcttcatttcttcttgatTTTTACACTCCAATTTCTGTGCAAATTGAAGTTATGCTCTGTTTAATTGCTatgaaaggaaattaaactaattgaacAAACTTTCAcgttatatttgattttttaaacaataGGTAAGCAATTCGATGGATATGTTGCTAAATAATTAATTCGGTAGATAAATTGGTATAGGATATATGTTGGTATAGATAAAATTGCTACATGCTCTGTTTTCTCCCCTgttttttcctctgttttttttggtttctagaGGGATTCATGCCCTATTGTGTCCCGAAATGatgtaatatataaaatcaGATTTAAGGGTTTCTTTATATCTTGTAAATTATCCATGAAGAAGTGAGGAATTGGGTTCTTCATGTCTTTTCGCGATCCTGATGAGTTCATATGGTTTGTAGGAAGGGCGGATTGACGAAGCTGGCTACTTGCAGTGTTCATACCATGGTTGGTCATTTGATGGATGCGGATCTTGTGCAAGGATCCCTCAGGCTTCATCTGAAGGTCCTGAAGCTCCTGCTGTTAAGTCTTCAAGAGCATGTGTTACGAAGTTCCCAACGTTGCAGTCACAAGGCCTACTCTTCGTTTGGCCGGATGAGAATGGATGGGAAAGAGCACAAACCACCAAGCCTCCCAGGTGTTTAATTCAGTTCATAGCTGCAATCTGCTTccaattattttgattttatttcattaagtagaGGATGTGGATTCATGATGATATTAaagttgatgaataaaaaattcactgcaaactgaaaaaaaaaaaaaaaaaaaaaaaattcactgcAATGTCatgaatgtttaaaaaaaattgttttgttaTGTAGGCTGCCTGATGACTTTGATAAACCTGAGTTTTCATCGGTGACAATTCAGCGTGATCTGTTCTATGGCTATGATACCCTCATGGAGAATGTATCTGATCCTTCCCACATTGATTTTGCTCATCACAAGGTATATACTTGTGACAATATACAAACCGAATTTATGCAATTGTGGTGCTGCCCTAtgtataaaaatcaaatacattagTATGATAGTTTGGCCAATTGATAGTGGATGAATTTTGGTAACTCTTCAATTGTGATGCTGCCCTGTGTATGTGTTGTGTGCATTGTGAGTtcagtttttaattcaataagTAGATAATCAAACCTGATTCTCGTCATGGATATGTGCTTTTGATAACCCAACCACTATAGCATATATGGAACTAACGTTACAGCTTGCTTGTATTTGGAGGGGTGCTCATGGTTGACTTTCTCTTTTCTCTGATATTACTTGAGACAAGTGGTGTCAGGATGAAATAGGTTTTACTTCTGACTCTTTACAACACTCGGAGAGTAAGTAAAATCTGGTTCTGTAAAAGCAGAAATCAGTTGATATATTGTTGTCTTGCAGGTGCCTGTGGCAAGTCTAATGCTAAGACCTAAGTACTTGTAATTTTCATCAATATTTAAAAGTTGACTCTGCATATATTTTTGACTTTATTGGTTTATAAGATTGAGAAATACAAGCAACACCATATCTGTTCAACTGAAATATTATGGGAAAGTTGCTAAAGAGGCAACTTGCTAAATATGGAAGAATGGTAAATGTTTGCGCTTTTTATAATGGATGACTTTTTTTGGCATAATATTCATGCACCTAAGGGAACTTGAACCCTAGACATCACCTGCCACTCCATACTTAGGGTGCTTCAAAGTATAAATCTATTTACAGGTTACGGGAAGAAGAGATAGAGCCAAACCTCTGCCTTTTAAGTTAGAGTCTAGTGGTCACTGGGGCTTTGCAGGAGCCAATGATGGTAACCCAAAGATCACTGCCGAGTTTGTTGCACCTTGTTATTATATGAATAAGTAAGTTTACCACTCTTGCATAAGCTGTTAAAGCTGCATATTCTTGCATTTACCTTTGATAATGTGGTATTTGTATGATACTAATAAAATCTCACGACTTTGATTCTTGTATGTGGTTGCTTAGAAATTTGAGTCCTACTCATACATGCATTGATGTTTAACAGAATAGAAATAGATGCAAAGCTTCCGATAGTTGGCGATAAAAAATGGATAATATGGATTTGTTCCTTCAATGTGCCAATGGCACCTGGGAAGACTCGATCTATTGTTTGCAGTGCCAGAAACTTCTTCCAGTTCACAGTACCAGGGCCTGCCTGGTGGCAGGTAAGAACTCTAGGACCATTTTTCTTCTGTATTTAGCTTAAAGTGGCACCAATTAGTTGGGCATTCCGATCAGTTAGCTCTTTTAGTTAAATTCTTTCATTGATCATTTTTATTAGCTTGCTATTTTCTTATGCAAATTATTGTAATTGCTTCACTTAGATAAGCAAACATGTTCAGTTTGCCCTCTTGTGAAAAGAATAAATCTCATCTTGATGTTGCATCACAGTGGCTCCTTGTGCTATAATTCCATTGGTGTTATAGCTGAGTAATGATAAATTTTGCATCAAAATGCGTTTCAATAATATCtgatttttatttccattttaaCCAGTGATCGTACCCTTTTAACTTAGTTCCTATTATGTA is a window from the Carya illinoinensis cultivar Pawnee chromosome 14, C.illinoinensisPawnee_v1, whole genome shotgun sequence genome containing:
- the LOC122295085 gene encoding pheophorbide a oxygenase, chloroplastic-like — translated: MAVLLSASASAVTLKTLSPPSLTKSSLPFISTNIPSLSSRKSPTTSRDRASRRLSLPRVAAPPTTPASGENRQEEEDVIEGYGVEDEHGEESSANAKFAWRDHWYPVSLIEDLDPLLPTPFQLLGRDLVLWFDRSAREWVAFDDKCPHRLAPLSEGRIDEAGYLQCSYHGWSFDGCGSCARIPQASSEGPEAPAVKSSRACVTKFPTLQSQGLLFVWPDENGWERAQTTKPPRLPDDFDKPEFSSVTIQRDLFYGYDTLMENVSDPSHIDFAHHKVTGRRDRAKPLPFKLESSGHWGFAGANDGNPKITAEFVAPCYYMNKIEIDAKLPIVGDKKWIIWICSFNVPMAPGKTRSIVCSARNFFQFTVPGPAWWQVVPRWHEHWTSNKVYDGDMIVLQGQEKIFLSKTKEGSADVNKQYTSITFTPTQADRLVLAFRNWLRRHGNSQPEWFGMSNQQPLPSTVLSKRQMLDRFEQHTLKCSSCKGAYTTFQALQKFLIGAAVICCSTAGIPSDMQLRIFLAGLALLSSGSAYALHELQKNFVFVDYVHSEID